The genomic stretch AAAAAGGGGGGCAAATCCTGCCCCACTTGATATTTGTCCTGACTGCGTGACCCTTGGAGTTTACGGCGTTATCACACTGGGCGGTATCGTGAAGTTATGCCAGACTTCGTTGTTAGGACCGTAGTTTCTGAACCATGCCCCACCAACTGAAGTTAATCACAGACCCGCTATCCCCCTATCCCGCGGAGCCGAAGCCGGTGACGACGTACGTCCCGCTCCTGGAGTTGATCTTCAGGCTGATCAGGCCGTTCTTCTGGGCGTCCTCCAGTAGCTCCGAAAAGGAGCGGTAGCCGTGGTACGACTCGTTGAAGGAGGGACGCTTTCTTATTATCGTGTCCTTGACCATCGACGAGTAGATGACCTCTTTGTTCTCCCTGATGAGGGCGGTGACGGCGGAGACCACAAACGAGAAGGCCTCCCGCTTCTCCTTGGGAAGGTTCGGGTCTATCTTCGGTGGCTTCGACTCGGGACGCTCCAGGTCCTCGTAGAAGATGAACTCATCGCAGTTGTTGAGGAGTAGCTCGGAGGTGGAGTCCTTCATCCCCATCCCGATAACGTATTTGCCGTTCTCCTTCAGTTTCGAGACGAGGGGTGAAAAATCCGAATCCCCCGATACTATGACAAAGGTGTCTATATGCTCCTTGGAATAGGCGAGGTCGATGGCGTCCACGGCAAGCCTGATATCGGCGGAGTTCTTCCCGGTCATAAACCTCTTCGGGATCTCGATAAGCTCCACCGCGGCTTCGTGACAGGGCTGTTTGTAGTCGGAGAACCGTCCCCAGTCCGCATAGGCCTTCTTGACGATTACCTTCCCCTTCTCCAAGAGCCTCTCAAGCGCTTTTTTGATATCGAACTTGATGCCCTTTGTCTCTTTCCCCTTGGTAAAGCCAAGGGCGAGGTTCTCAAAGTCTATGAAAACCGCCAGGGTCTTTTCCCGCTCCGGGATGGAGAACCTGTCGGTTTCTGTGTGATTCTTGTTTACTATCTTATTTGCTCCTAAAAGTATCGTTAAAGAAAAACAGATATACCAACAACCCCTTCTGAACCATGGAGCCGGAAAGCCTGAAGAGAAGCCTCCCGTCCTTGTCCGTAATCTTCGTCTCGGTTATCTTACCCATGAGATTTCCATCGGCGTCCGTTATCTCTCCATCTTCGGCAACCTTCGCCATGACTTTGTAGTGGATATCTTTGACCTCGCTCACGCCGTCCGACTGCTCGACAAACCCGATGTGTTCAAAAGACTGATTGTAGACGATCCCCTTTAAGTTGTAGGTTCCGAGGGTCCACCTGTTGGCGTCGTATATCTTCCCGTTAAAGTCAATGATTGCGACATCGACGAAAAGACTGTTTTGAACCTTCAGCTCCTCGCCGAAGGCTAAAGTTGAAAGACACGCTGTCATCAATATCGATATAGTTAATATTAAGGCCGATTTTTTCATATCAAAACTCCTTTTTCGGAATATAGTACCACTATTTGACGATAAGTTCAAATGAAAACTTGAGGACCGGGTTTAGCCGTAAATATTAGTCCAGTTCAATCCCCAAACGATTAAATCCTCATTTTAAAACGTCTCAAATATTAAGCCCCCCCCAGCCTTCTGTTTCAGCGAATCTATCTCGATCCCACTAAACCTTT from Candidatus Zymogenus saltonus encodes the following:
- a CDS encoding NYN domain-containing protein, whose product is MPEREKTLAVFIDFENLALGFTKGKETKGIKFDIKKALERLLEKGKVIVKKAYADWGRFSDYKQPCHEAAVELIEIPKRFMTGKNSADIRLAVDAIDLAYSKEHIDTFVIVSGDSDFSPLVSKLKENGKYVIGMGMKDSTSELLLNNCDEFIFYEDLERPESKPPKIDPNLPKEKREAFSFVVSAVTALIRENKEVIYSSMVKDTIIRKRPSFNESYHGYRSFSELLEDAQKNGLISLKINSRSGTYVVTGFGSAG